One window of Dysgonomonas mossii genomic DNA carries:
- the lon gene encoding endopeptidase La, giving the protein MFSKKKDFLSLEENNGPVISIIANDFDDGDCYINENDLKEEIAILPLRNTIIFPGTSMPISVARKKSLKLIKSVSRLKGKYVGLVCQKDADNEEPEINDLYSIGVIGEIIRVIELPDDENVTVIFQGKKRFRLTELTQTEPFLKGRYEIKESVPVLKTDTEYKALLDSIRDQMILMLRMYGEPPKEFIQRIKSDSVSSVLVNYCCANLPVSGSEKQALLEIDDEKERAYRLLVILNRETQMMEMKLNIQMKTREELNQQQKEYFLQQQIKTIQDELGGSPQQADLEEFKQRAAKKKWGKDVAAIFEKEITKLERLHPQSPDYSTQYTYIETILDLPWGEYTKDNFNLKNAQKVLDQDHFGLEKVKERIIEHLAVLKLKGDLKSPIICLYGPPGVGKTSLGKSVAKALNRNYVRVSLGGLHDESEIRGHRRTYIGAMPGRIIQNILKAGSSNPVFVLDEIDKIGSDFKGDPSSALLEVLDPEQNSTFHDNYLNIDYDLSKVMFLATANNLSTISQPLLDRMELIDVSGYIIEEKIEIARRHLIPKQLENHGLTKDTIDIPKKTIEKIVENYTRESGVRELDKKIAKIMRKLARKVASDDEYKKVIDPDDLQEYLGAVEYTRDQYQGNEYAGVVTGLAWTSVGGEILFIETSLNKGKGGKLTLTGNLGDVMKESAILALQYLQSHGQQLLGIDEKVFDNWNVHVHVPEGAIPKDGPSAGITMVTSLASAFTQRKVRPNLAMTGEITLRGKVLPVGGIREKILAAKRAGIKEIILCKENKKNIDEIKPLYLKGLTFHYVDDIKEVLDIALLKEKVKHPLDLTIKEEKENKGN; this is encoded by the coding sequence ATGTTTAGTAAAAAGAAAGATTTTCTCAGTCTCGAAGAAAACAATGGACCGGTTATATCGATCATAGCTAATGACTTCGATGATGGAGATTGCTATATAAATGAAAACGACCTGAAAGAAGAAATCGCGATTCTTCCGCTAAGAAACACGATTATTTTTCCGGGGACGAGCATGCCGATATCCGTTGCACGAAAAAAATCGTTGAAGCTGATAAAAAGTGTAAGCCGTCTGAAAGGGAAATACGTGGGACTTGTCTGCCAAAAAGACGCAGACAACGAAGAACCCGAAATCAACGACCTGTATTCGATAGGCGTTATCGGCGAAATTATACGTGTAATCGAGCTTCCAGACGATGAGAACGTGACTGTCATCTTTCAAGGAAAAAAACGTTTTCGCCTGACAGAACTGACACAAACCGAACCGTTCCTTAAAGGAAGATACGAAATAAAGGAAAGTGTTCCTGTTCTCAAGACAGACACAGAATACAAAGCACTGTTAGATTCTATTCGCGACCAGATGATACTCATGCTGCGTATGTATGGCGAACCACCGAAGGAATTCATACAGCGAATAAAGTCGGATAGTGTATCTTCGGTATTGGTAAATTACTGTTGTGCAAATCTGCCTGTTTCGGGATCTGAAAAGCAAGCTCTGTTGGAAATAGACGACGAAAAAGAACGTGCTTACCGCCTGTTGGTTATCCTCAACCGTGAAACACAGATGATGGAGATGAAGCTCAACATCCAAATGAAAACGCGTGAAGAGCTCAACCAACAACAGAAAGAATACTTCCTTCAACAACAGATAAAAACAATTCAGGACGAATTGGGCGGAAGCCCACAACAAGCCGACCTCGAAGAGTTTAAACAGAGAGCAGCAAAGAAGAAGTGGGGTAAAGATGTAGCCGCTATTTTCGAAAAAGAAATAACAAAGCTCGAACGCCTGCATCCGCAGTCACCCGACTACTCTACTCAATATACATATATAGAAACCATACTTGACTTGCCTTGGGGTGAGTACACGAAAGACAATTTCAATCTGAAAAATGCTCAGAAGGTGCTCGATCAAGATCACTTTGGTTTGGAGAAAGTAAAAGAGCGTATCATTGAGCATCTTGCCGTACTGAAACTGAAAGGCGACCTCAAATCGCCAATCATTTGTCTGTATGGCCCTCCGGGAGTGGGGAAAACATCCTTAGGCAAATCTGTAGCAAAAGCACTCAACCGTAACTATGTGAGAGTGTCTTTGGGAGGATTGCACGACGAGTCGGAAATACGAGGACACCGCCGTACATATATAGGTGCGATGCCGGGGCGTATTATTCAGAATATACTGAAAGCCGGTTCTTCAAATCCTGTATTCGTGCTGGATGAGATCGATAAAATAGGTAGTGATTTTAAAGGTGATCCGTCTTCTGCCCTATTAGAAGTCCTTGACCCTGAACAAAATTCAACATTCCATGACAATTACCTGAATATCGATTACGATTTATCGAAAGTAATGTTCCTTGCTACTGCAAACAACCTATCGACCATCTCTCAGCCATTGCTCGACCGTATGGAACTGATAGACGTAAGCGGATACATTATAGAAGAGAAAATAGAAATAGCTCGCCGTCACCTGATACCTAAACAATTGGAAAATCACGGATTGACAAAAGACACTATCGATATTCCGAAAAAGACAATAGAAAAAATTGTAGAAAACTATACCCGCGAATCGGGAGTGCGTGAACTGGATAAGAAGATTGCCAAGATTATGCGTAAACTGGCTCGTAAGGTAGCTTCTGACGATGAATACAAGAAAGTGATCGATCCGGATGATTTGCAAGAGTATCTGGGAGCAGTAGAATATACCCGTGATCAATATCAGGGCAACGAATATGCGGGAGTCGTTACAGGCTTGGCTTGGACTTCGGTAGGTGGAGAAATTCTGTTTATAGAAACTTCGCTAAACAAAGGCAAGGGTGGCAAACTAACCCTTACAGGAAATCTGGGGGATGTGATGAAAGAATCGGCCATACTTGCACTCCAATACTTACAGTCGCATGGACAGCAATTGCTCGGTATCGACGAAAAGGTATTCGACAACTGGAATGTACATGTACACGTTCCCGAAGGGGCTATTCCGAAAGATGGCCCATCGGCAGGTATAACAATGGTTACATCGCTGGCTTCAGCTTTCACCCAACGCAAGGTTAGACCAAATCTGGCAATGACCGGAGAAATAACCCTGCGTGGAAAAGTTCTTCCTGTGGGTGGCATCCGTGAGAAAATACTGGCTGCAAAACGTGCCGGAATAAAAGAGATTATCCTTTGTAAAGAAAACAAAAAGAATATAGATGAAATCAAACCTCTATATCTCAAAGGATTGACTTTCCACTATGTAGATGACATAAAGGAGGTTCTCGATATAGCTTTGCTAAAAGAGAAGGTGAAACACCCTTTAGACTTAACCATAAAAGAAGAAAAAGAGAACAAAGGGAACTAA